In Legionellales bacterium, the genomic window TTGGACAATAGGAATATAGGCTAATAAAAAATGTTTAACGACATTCTGCGTAAATGCAAAACAGGCGTCAAAACCCCATTGATTTAAATCGTCATAAAAAATTCCACCAATGCCGCGAGCTTCTTGGCGATGCGGTAAATAAAAATAATCATCGCAATTTTTTTTAAAGTGTGGATAAACATCGTTACCGAAAGGATCGCACGCGGCTTTGGCGTGTTGATGCCAATGCACGCAATCTTCCACAACACCATAATACGGAGTTAAATCAAATCCACCACCAAACCACCATACCGGTTCACAGCCCTCTTTTTCTGCCATAAAAAAACGAACATTAGCATGAGTGGTGGGAACATGTGGATTGCGCGGATGAATAACTAAAGAAATTCCCAAGGCATGAAACGAACGCCCTGCAAGTTCGGGGCGTGTCTTGCTGGCGGAAGGCGGTAGATTTTCTCCATTAACATGCGAAAAACTCACCCCCGCGCGTTCAAGCACACGGCCATTTTCTAAAACACAACTACAGCCGCCTCCGCCTTCAGGGCGTTGCCAACTATCCGCAATAAAATGTTTATCGCCATCTTCGGCAGCCAAGGCATCGCAGATGTCTTGCTGAGCAGTTAATAAAAATTCTTTAATAATGTGAATATTCATGCGCGCAGTTTAACGGATTGTGTGGGAATGTGCTATGATTTCTTATTGATTTAAAATACTGTTTATTCCTCGATTAACTATTCTAAAACCCGTGCCTAGCGCACTTAAAAGCGTACCAGACGTGGTAACTTTAGGCTTGGCTTTGTCTGATATTGCATTATAAATTCTTATACCGTGGGTTTGTGAAAATAAACTAGGTAAATTTGAGCGTTTTTTTGCTAATTCTTCTTTAAA contains:
- the hemF gene encoding oxygen-dependent coproporphyrinogen oxidase, whose translation is MNIHIIKEFLLTAQQDICDALAAEDGDKHFIADSWQRPEGGGGCSCVLENGRVLERAGVSFSHVNGENLPPSASKTRPELAGRSFHALGISLVIHPRNPHVPTTHANVRFFMAEKEGCEPVWWFGGGFDLTPYYGVVEDCVHWHQHAKAACDPFGNDVYPHFKKNCDDYFYLPHRQEARGIGGIFYDDLNQWGFDACFAFTQNVVKHFLLAYIPIVQKRKATPFTEQQREFQLYRRGRYVEFNLLYDRGTLFGMQSRGRAESILTSMPPLVSWRYNWQPADDSAEASLYRDFLPARDWLSSTELGH